The nucleotide window GGCAGCGTCAAGGCCGGCGAGCAATGGTTCGAACTGGAGACGGGCGATGCGGCCACCGTGCTGCACAACGGCGACGGCCTGTGCTACTGGGACCTGCAAAAGGAACTGGTGGGCGTACACATCAACCGCGCCGAGTGCGTGGACGCCGCAGCCGGCCGCTGGCGCGTGTTTCCCAAAGACGCCATCGCCAGTTTCAAGGACCTGCGCCGCAGCTTGCCGATCAATCGCAACCGCGACATGGACTGGGTGCGCACGCTGGAGAAGAAATCCAGCGACCGGCGCATTGGCCTATGGGCCGAGTTTGCCGAAACTGAGCATGGCTTTGCGCTGACGCTGACCGACGAGGACGGCTTTGTGGGCGCGGCCCGCATCGCCCATCCCCACGAGCGCGCCACCGACGCGGAGCGCTTTGACGTCGCATTGCGCGAGCAGCTGGGCCGCTTCGGCACGACGATCTTTGCCGCGCAGGACATCACGCTACGCATGACGCAACCGTGGTTCGTGCCCGCCTCGGCGCTGAACCAGCTGCGCCGCGATGCCGTGGCGCAGCTCGAAGCCGCGCGCACCGCGGGCTTTGAGCGCCTGCCGCGCGCCGCGCCCGCCCTGCCGCCAGTGGCCTTCCCCGAGGACACGCTGACCTATCTGGCCAACGTCTTCAACCACAAGGCGCACGACTTCTACGTGCGCCACGGCGTGAAGGTGGTCGATGCCGCCTACGAATCGAAAGAGGAGGAAGGCGAGGTCAGCCTGATGATCACCAAGCACTGCGTGCGCTTTTCCATGAGCCTGTGCCCCAAGCAGGCCAAGGGCGTGATCGGCGTCAAGGGCACCATCAAGGCCGAGCCGCTGCAGCTGATCAATGGCAAGGAAAAGCTGACTCTGCGCTTCGACTGCAAGCCCTGCGAAATGCACGTGGTGGGGAAGATGAAGAAGTCGGTGCTGAACCAGCACGCGCGGCAGATGGCGGAGCAGCCCATGCAGTTCTATCGGACGCGGCCGGGGGCCTGAAAAGCGCCGCTGGCGCGGGGAAGCTGCAGGCCGGCGACGGGCAGCATTGCGCCACAATGCTCGCCCCTCGCTTGCAGGAAGCTGCCATGACCACGCCGAGCCAGATCGTCATCTTTGAATCGGATCACCATGCCGTGCAGGTGCGGCTGGAGGGCGAGTCCGTGTGGCTGAGCCAGGCGCAGATGGCCGACCTGTTCGGCACCTCGACCGACAACGTCGGCCTGCACCTGAAGAACAT belongs to Melaminivora suipulveris and includes:
- a CDS encoding peptidase U32 family protein: MSLPAHQLELLSPARDADIGIEAVNHGADAVYIGGPAFGARATAGNDIRDLERLIQHAHRFNSRIFITLNTILRDDELDGARRMAWQVYEAGADALIIQDMGLLELDLPPIQLHASTQTDIRTPEKARFLQDVGLSQIVLARELDLQQIAAIRAATDPERTAIEFFIHGALCVAYSGQCYITHAHTGRSANRGDCNQACRLPYEVLDGQGRILAHEKHVLSMKDNNQSGNLRALVGAGVRSFKIEGRYKDLGYVKNITAHYRRLLDEIIEERELSGTPLARSSSGRTTFTFTPDPDQNFNREFTDYFVNGRQDDIGAFDSPKTPGREIGWVTRVGSVKAGEQWFELETGDAATVLHNGDGLCYWDLQKELVGVHINRAECVDAAAGRWRVFPKDAIASFKDLRRSLPINRNRDMDWVRTLEKKSSDRRIGLWAEFAETEHGFALTLTDEDGFVGAARIAHPHERATDAERFDVALREQLGRFGTTIFAAQDITLRMTQPWFVPASALNQLRRDAVAQLEAARTAGFERLPRAAPALPPVAFPEDTLTYLANVFNHKAHDFYVRHGVKVVDAAYESKEEEGEVSLMITKHCVRFSMSLCPKQAKGVIGVKGTIKAEPLQLINGKEKLTLRFDCKPCEMHVVGKMKKSVLNQHARQMAEQPMQFYRTRPGA